The genomic region AAAAATTAACCTTCGATGATCCCTAAAACCTCTTCCTCACGCAGGATGAGACTCTCGATACCATCAAGCTTAATTTCACTGCCAGAATATTTGCCAAACAGAACCCGATCACCCACCTTAACTTCAAGTGGAGTGACTTTACCATCATCACCGCGTTTGCCGTTACCAACAGCGAGAACTTCACCTTGTTGTGGTTTCTCTTTAGCGGTATCAGGAATTATTAGCCCACCTGCGGTACGCTCTTCACCTTCAATGCGTTTTATAAGAAGGCGATCATGAAGTGGACGAAATTTTTGTGCCATATAGTTTTCCTCCAGTTGTTAGTACGCTTGTCGCAAGCGCACCATCGTAAAAAAACTTGTTAATTGTGACTTTTAGATAACTTGCTCTACCTAAAATTTTTGTTTTTGCATCCACAATATCGGATGCTAATTAACTAACGACGCGGGCAATATAGTTTCACTATGGGCGTTGTCAAGATAGAGAAAAATATTTTTGTTAATTTGTACCACATTGAAAAATCGCATGTTTTCTTAATTAGTTAGCAAATACGGTTATACAGCTGCTAAAATATATGTTTAGCGAATGAAAGTAATTAGGGGGTATCCCTAAACATAAATGAAAAAATGCATACCTATAAAAACGAGAAGTCCATATATAACATTTGCAAACTTGGCTTTACCTCTCTACTATTGTCAATTTAAACAAGTAGGTGCCGGAGTCTAAATGCAAAAAACTCTTAAATTTCTATTAATTTGCGGATTTATTATAGGATTTCGGAGTATACCATTAGCTAGTGCAGCAGAAGTAACTGATGTTGCTGATGCAGCTCATAAATTACTCATTGGCAATAGCGAACAACAAATTCCAATAAGTATTTACCTTGATGATTCAATTGAATTTCTGATGGAAAACGGCATAATCAGCCGTGAAGTCATTGATCTTGAAGGACGAACTAGCGGCTGTAGCGCATCAAATCCATTCGGGTGCCAACCAGTTGATGAGTTGCGTTATACACGCAACACTTATACCTATAAATTGCACACTCAAATCGGCATTTATCAAGATCTCGCGATTACCTTAGGTTGGAGTTACATTATTGGTCAAACTACAAAATTTGGTTATGCGCCTGGGGTTACAGCGGCCACTAGTACTGTTAATAGTTCTGATACCAACATTGGCAGCAATTTTAATCACAAATATAAATCAAGTCATAAAGGTAGTGGCGCCCTTGAATTTGGGTTTCGCTATGCCCCGCTATCTGATGAACTTGATCAAAGCAAACCAATGTGGGTTTTAGCCTGCAATTGGGCAGCACCATGGTCGACTAAAACTAATACCATCAGCCGTGACCCCTCTACTAATGATCCAGGTCCGGTGGGTGATGGCATGCATTATTTAACTTTTAGTACCGCCTTATCAAAACGATTGGGCAATTTTGGCGAATTGAGTACCCGCCCAAATGCTAATCGCCGTGGTTATCTCGACCCTTACATAGAAATCGCCTATGTTTGGCCAATAGCTGGTAAAAATGCTCTGCCAGCTATTTCAAGCAGTAAGTTTGCAAAATCGCCTTCACAACAAATTAAATTTCATACTGGTTTTGAAATCATACCTTATGAAGATCTACGCAATAAACGCAAGCTTGCCATTGATTTAGGTTTAAAGAGTACTTACTTCACTAGGGGTCGTAATTATAGTTTGCTTACTGATCCATTAAAACGACTGACCTATACTGAACAATATTTATTTATTAGCGGTGTGGTTGGCATTTATGCACAAATTGCCTCTTTTGTAAGGCTAAAACTTAATGTGACTCTGGGATACCAAACACCGCATCTGCTAACTGGAGAACGCGAAGGACAAGACCGCAATAATGATGGTCGCATAACCACCCAAAATGAAGACCCTAATAGCCCAGATATTGCCAATCCTTACTTTTGTGGACCAGCGCAAGCTGCTACATGTGCTAACGGTGGTTTAGCCTATGATCAAATCGGTATGCGTTTTAAAGATGCGAATCATGTGGTATTTGGTGCTTCGACTTCGCTACTTTTAACTTTCTGACACTTTAAAAATATTTAGGACAATCAAATGCTGAATATCGGGATAATCGGCGGTAGTGGTCTATATCAGATTGAAGATGTAGCCAATGTACGTCAACTTAATCTTGAAACGCCATTTGGGAACACTTCTGATTCGTTAACTGTTGGAGAATTAAACGGCGCACAATTGATTTTCATTCCTCGCCATGGTCGTGGACACTCTTTGACCCCAAGCGAAGTTCCCTACCGTGCTAATATTTTTGCGCTGAAAAGCCTTGGAGTTAATTGGTTAATTTCAGTATCGGCAGTGGGTTCACTGCGTGAAGAATTGCCTCCAGGTACAATAGTACTACCGAATCAATATATCGATCGTACTTTAAACAGACAGCGAACCTTTTTTAGCAAGGGATTAGTTGCTCATGTATCCGTAGCTGACCCAACATGTCAAAATCTGCGTAAAGCAATAGTGAATGCGGCTAATAATGTTGGATCATCAATAAAAAGCGGTGCTACTTATGTTTGTATTGAGGGTCCGGCTTTTTCAACACGCGCTGAATCTAATCTGTATCGCTCATGGGGTGCTGACATAATAGGTATGACTAGCATACCTGAAATATATCTAGCGCGAGAAGCCGAAATACATTACGCCACTATTGCTATAGTTACTGACTATGATTGTTGGAAAGTCGGTACCGAAGCTGTGCAAGCTGATATAGTAATAGAAAACTTTAAAAAAAATGTAGATAACGTTAAGAAAATCCTATCTACAATAGTACCAGAAATTGAGGCTATAGATTCTATTAAAGAAGAATGTCGCTGTACTCAGGCTTTAGCGGGCGCCATTCTCACCGACCACACTCAAATCGATCCCCAAATAGGCGAAACCTTAGCGCCATTAGTTAAGAACTACCTATAATCTCTAAATAAAACAGCTTAATGAATTGTTATCGGACCAAATGGGAAATTCGAAATAGGTAATTCGCGCTGTGATGCAGGGAAACGCCATCGCTTCATAACTGTTGAAAAACAACTAGGTAGCGATGTGTTTAAAACGTTCGCAGGACCTTTCATTACTGGCCGCGCAACCGAACCATCAGGACGAATCACCCAATTAAGAGTAAAAACCACTTTACCTGGTTGGATTTCATTATTTGCGCGAGCATCTTTTAAGCATGGAGCAACCGTAGCGGCACTGCGCTTAACTGCAGACATAACATCTTGTTTGGTAAGCGATTCTTTAGCTGCTGGTTTGTTACTTGGTGTATCGATATCAGCTAGTGGATCTCTACTACCGGATTTAGGATTAGCTCGCGGTGTGGGGCGCGGCGAATCTTCATCATCATCTGCTCGTGTGGTTGTCTCATGTTTGCCAGCTCCACGAGGTTCGCGATTTTTATTGCGTCCTAGAACATTTTTGCGCCTGCCCTCACCTTTTGTGGATGCTTTGCCGTTTGCCTTGTCAGATGATGCTTCGGAATCATCATCATCTGCTGCTGGTTTCTTGGTATTATCTACGTTAGCCGCAACCGCTTTTGAACCTGCAGATTTTGTGTTGTCAGAAACTGCATTTGTTGCATTTGACTGAATAGGAGCCTGCACAATAACCTGTTTTGGCATATGCATTTGTTGCCATACTAAAAATCCAAGCAACCCAAGAATAGCCAAGCCAAAAAAACTAAATAGCGGAATCATCCACTTAGCGTGACTTGTATGCTTGGGTGTTACCGGTACGGACCACGAAGGCATTGGAGCGCCACCAAATGAGTCAACCCGTGGTGCAACAGCAGCAACGCTAGCTCTGCTACTGCTATTGCTCTTCGACGAAAATAACTCATTAGCCCCAAAGGAAGGCATATCCATTTCATATGGATTATTAGAAGCAGAAGCTACAGGCGCAGGGCTTGGTGGATTATTGGCAGCAACTAACTCTTCTTGAACTAAAGACGATAAAGCACTAGCCGCTGACGGTTTCCAACTAATTTCTTCATCAGAAGTTTCACCGCCAAAGGTAACACCTGAAGAAGGAACCATAATAGTGCCAGTACTGCTTGCCGTAGCTGTGTTGGCCGCAGCACTTGAGAAATTCGCACGAGCTTGAGATTTTGTATGCGGACGCTGGGTAATTAAATAAGTTAACTCAGGAATTTCGGTTAATGGAAGCCAATCAGCCATACCAGCTTTCCAGGCCAAACTTTCTTCATCAAGTTCTTCAGCATCCCAACGTTGCTCGACTTCAGCAAGATCAATCGGGCCGATTTGCGAATCATCGATGGCAATATACCATTCTTTCTCACCTGGAGATTGTTGCACTTGCGAAGGAGCCCGTACATTTGGAGATAGTGCACCTAGATCGAAATCACTACCTTCGCTTTGATAATTCTGTGAATTATCGTAAGATTGCGATGAAGCTGAAAAGTTAGCATTAGCTGAAAATCTCTGGCTATTATCAGTTGCTGCATAGGGAGAAGTTGACATACCAGAACTATTTGCAGCAGATTCAGCCGCAAGATCTGGCATTGATGGGGAGGTATCAAATGATGAGGCAGAGCTACCAAATCCAGCATTTTGAAAGCTTGAACTGCCAAAATCGTTACTTGTTGTACCACCAACAATTCCTGCATCCATACCAGCAGAGTCGGATCCAGCCCCTTCATTTGCCGATGTACCCGCAGCAGAAAAAACTGAACCAAACGGGTTGCTAGTATTACTGCTCGAATTAAAAGCAGGGTTTGATTCAGCACTAGCAGGCGTATTTGCAGTAGTTGCCGACATTTTTTGGGACGCAGCCGTAGAATGATCAGTGGCAGCGGGCTTATTATTAGGCGCTGGTGTCTCTTCACGAGCAGCAGGCTTCACAATAATGATATGGCTGCATTTTTTACATTTTACTTTAACACCACGAGCTCCGACCTTTTCGTCGGCGATCATGTATTGGGCATTACAGCTATCGCAGGAAAACTTCATTGTCGCTCTAGTCTTTTCGGGCAAATAAACATGCTTATATACAAATTATCGT from Deltaproteobacteria bacterium harbors:
- a CDS encoding co-chaperone GroES codes for the protein MAQKFRPLHDRLLIKRIEGEERTAGGLIIPDTAKEKPQQGEVLAVGNGKRGDDGKVTPLEVKVGDRVLFGKYSGSEIKLDGIESLILREEEVLGIIEG
- the mtnP gene encoding S-methyl-5'-thioadenosine phosphorylase, whose amino-acid sequence is MLNIGIIGGSGLYQIEDVANVRQLNLETPFGNTSDSLTVGELNGAQLIFIPRHGRGHSLTPSEVPYRANIFALKSLGVNWLISVSAVGSLREELPPGTIVLPNQYIDRTLNRQRTFFSKGLVAHVSVADPTCQNLRKAIVNAANNVGSSIKSGATYVCIEGPAFSTRAESNLYRSWGADIIGMTSIPEIYLAREAEIHYATIAIVTDYDCWKVGTEAVQADIVIENFKKNVDNVKKILSTIVPEIEAIDSIKEECRCTQALAGAILTDHTQIDPQIGETLAPLVKNYL
- a CDS encoding zinc-ribbon domain-containing protein; translation: MKFSCDSCNAQYMIADEKVGARGVKVKCKKCSHIIIVKPAAREETPAPNNKPAATDHSTAASQKMSATTANTPASAESNPAFNSSSNTSNPFGSVFSAAGTSANEGAGSDSAGMDAGIVGGTTSNDFGSSSFQNAGFGSSASSFDTSPSMPDLAAESAANSSGMSTSPYAATDNSQRFSANANFSASSQSYDNSQNYQSEGSDFDLGALSPNVRAPSQVQQSPGEKEWYIAIDDSQIGPIDLAEVEQRWDAEELDEESLAWKAGMADWLPLTEIPELTYLITQRPHTKSQARANFSSAAANTATASSTGTIMVPSSGVTFGGETSDEEISWKPSAASALSSLVQEELVAANNPPSPAPVASASNNPYEMDMPSFGANELFSSKSNSSSRASVAAVAPRVDSFGGAPMPSWSVPVTPKHTSHAKWMIPLFSFFGLAILGLLGFLVWQQMHMPKQVIVQAPIQSNATNAVSDNTKSAGSKAVAANVDNTKKPAADDDDSEASSDKANGKASTKGEGRRKNVLGRNKNREPRGAGKHETTTRADDDEDSPRPTPRANPKSGSRDPLADIDTPSNKPAAKESLTKQDVMSAVKRSAATVAPCLKDARANNEIQPGKVVFTLNWVIRPDGSVARPVMKGPANVLNTSLPSCFSTVMKRWRFPASQRELPISNFPFGPITIH